A stretch of the Homalodisca vitripennis isolate AUS2020 unplaced genomic scaffold, UT_GWSS_2.1 ScUCBcl_3337;HRSCAF=8813, whole genome shotgun sequence genome encodes the following:
- the LOC124372477 gene encoding LOW QUALITY PROTEIN: cadherin-86C-like (The sequence of the model RefSeq protein was modified relative to this genomic sequence to represent the inferred CDS: inserted 1 base in 1 codon; deleted 1 base in 1 codon), whose product MAASAALLVGTGANYPVFEATNNMRQVLLPADTRTGTIIYRLRASDADRDYPLTFAATDFGSYVIRIETLPCYVNSSTCSANVFLERSVAPGQLYKFRLTVRDTAGDTTTVAVTIEVTGGFSDINAVFPHIPGVIMVPEDTKVGTELEYVIVRKXPRNSHPALLELWPAPEFRLVQSSKKDTSTGLIKLAQELDYEQQTMYRLSIYALDMYAVPGEDSRNIAGFQLVVVVADIQDTPPLWDHIAPITVLSSNLKEGDLVLKVTARDGDTGSPRQIKYGLVSEGNPFTVFFSIGRDNGEIRLVRPLRELVSISHAHQPVLLTVLAEEVVDSRQDELPAMSSEATVALLLGELGNTPPYFQSSFYSTMIEENSAQGTILRFDDAYNTQVRDDNMGKMGVFALSLENNNGTFEVSPNIAERLADFVIRVRDNSMLDYETNKVLTFKIVAKEVTPGKKSLFSTVNVTVHLLDMNDNPPVFLAPQYSVSMPENVTLGHQVITVAAQDPDTGLGGLVRYTGLQGYLNTSLSLHPHTGTITVNTIKHGFDREMASEYHFLVEARDSDGLGNRAAVPLTITVLDVNDEAPKFVRDPMDFILDKDGLGFTERAFIKAIDMDAEPPNNIVRYEIVSGNYGETRFSVHGETGELRVVKSVNRPVRQASISVMILTVRAYDMGIPTQWSIAQARVYPYSSGARVLTFIVPGKPDKETVQKLLEGVTGGEVTVQEVKAFHNYQGPAQDLTHGSSDTDKSVVVATVLFTGHSVIDVDKLQHQLNNRTELVATV is encoded by the exons ATGGCGGCATCAGCAGCTCTCCTGGTGGGCACTGGTGCCAACTACCCAGTGTTTGAGGCGACTAACAACATGAGACAAGTGCTACTCCCCGCAGACACTAGGACAGGTACCATAATCTACCGGTTACGCGCTTCAGACGCTGACCGTGACTACCCGCTCACGTTCGCTGCTACAG attttggAAGCTATGTTATTCGCATAGAGACTCTACCTTGTTACGTGAACTCGTCTACTTGCTCGGCTAACGTGTTCCTGGAGCGTAGTGTTGCACCTGGTCAGCTGTACAAGTTTCGCCTAACAGTGCGAGACACCGCAGGGGATACAACCACAGTAGCAGTCACCATCGAGGTGACAGGTGGTTTC AGCGACATCAATGCTGTCTTCCCACACATCCCAGGAGTCATCATGGTGCCTGAG GATACTAAAGTTGGTACAGAACTAGAGTATGTAATTGTGAGGA AACCGAGAAATTCACATCCAGCCTTATTAGAGCTCTGG CCAGCTCCAGAGTTCCGATTGGTCCAGAGCTCCAAGAAGGATACATCCACAGGACTGATAAAACTAGCCCAGGAACTGGACTACGAACAGCAGACCATGTACAGGCTATCAATTTACGCTTTg GACATGTATGCAGTACCAGGGGAAGACTCCCGTAACATTGCAGGGTTCCAGTTAGTGGTGGTGGTGGCAGACATACAAGACACTCCACCCCTCTGGGACCACATTGCCCCCATCACTGTCCTCTCATCCAACCTGAAGGAG GGAGACTTAGTGTTAAAGGTGACAGCTCGTGATGGGGACACAGGTTCACCTCGGCAGATAAAGTATGGACTTGTCTCTGAGGGCAATCCTTTCACAGTTTTCTTCTCCATTGGCAGGGACAACG GAGAGATACGTTTGGTGCGGCCATTGCGGGAATTAGTATCTATCTCCCACGCCCACCAGCCAGTGCTGCTAACAGTGCTAGCTGAAGAGGTAGTGGACTCCCGCCAGGATGAACTCCCTGCCATGTCCAGCGAAGCTACTGTTGCACTCTTGTTGGGTGAACTGGGCAACACCCCTCCATATTTCCAAAGCTCATT TTATTCAACAATGATTGAGGAAAACAGTGCTCAAGGGACAATTCTGCGATTTGATGATGCTTATAACACACAAGTCAGAGATGATAATATG GGTAAGATGGGAGTTTTTGCACTCTCATTGGAAAacaacaatggaacttttgaaGTGAGTCCTAATATTGCTGAGCGACTAGCAGATTTTGTCATAAGAGTCAGGGATAACTCCATGTTAGATTACGAAACCAACAAAGTCCTCACATTCAAG ATCGTGGCTAAGGAAGTAACCCCAGGGAAGAAGTCACTGTTCTCAACAGTGAATGTTACTGTACACTTGTTGGATATGAACGATAACCCACCCGTGTTTCTGGCACCACAGTACTCAGTCAGTATGCCAGAGAATGTGACTTTAGGTCACCAAGTCATAACTGTGGCAGCCCAAGACCCAGACACAGGACTGGGAGGTCTGGTGAGGTACACAGGACTCCAAGGGTACCTTAACACTTCCCTCAGTCTGCATCCTCATACTGGTACCATCACTGTCAACACCATCAAGCATGGCTTCGACCGGGAAATGGCTTCAG AATACCATTTCTTGGTCGAGGCAAGAGACAGTGATGGATTGGGCAATCGTGCAGCTGTACCTCTTACAATTACAGTGCTGGATGTTAATGACGAGGCACCCAAGTTTGTACGAGATCCCATGGATTTCATCTTGGATAAGGACGGACTTGGATTTACAGAGAGAGCTTTTATTAAG gcTATTGACATGGATGCAGAGCCACCCAACAACATTGTTCGCTATGAGATAGTTAGTGGAAACTATGGAGAAACCCGATTCTCCGTTCATGGAGAAACTG GTGAACTGAGAGTGGTAAAGTCTGTTAACCGGCCTGTCAGACAAGCTTCAATCTCTGTGATGATACTTACTGTGAGAGCATATGACATGG GAATCCCAACGCAGTGGAGTATTGCCCAGGCTCGAGTATACCCGTACTCGAGTGGGGCGAGGGTGCTCACATTCATTGTTCCGGGGAAGCCAGACAAGGAAACAGTACAGAAGCTTCTGGAGGGAGTTACAGGGGGAGAAGTTACCGTACAGGAGGTAAAAGCCTTCCACAACTACCAGGGTCCGGCTCAGGATCTAACCCATGGCAGCTCTGACACAGACAA